The following are from one region of the Streptomyces decoyicus genome:
- the ptsP gene encoding phosphoenolpyruvate--protein phosphotransferase — METTLRGVGVSHGVAIGEVRHMGTAVLEPPAKQIPADEAEREQGRARQAVEAVAADLIARGNLAGGEAQAVLEAQALMAQDPELIADVERRIAVGSTAERGVYDAFAAYRALLAGAGEYLAGRVADLDDVRNRIVARLLGVPMPGVPDSDEPYVLIARDLAPADTALLDPTLVLGFVTEEGGPTSHSAILARALGVPAIVALPGAGELVEGTVIAVDGSTGEVFVEPSAEKRAVLEQAAAERKAALAASSGPGATSDGHKVPLLANVGGPGDVAAAVEAGAEGVGLFRTEFLFLDDSKNAPSEEKQVEAYRKVLEAFPEGRVVVRVLDAGADKPLDFLTPADEPNPALGVRGLRTLLDHPDVLRTQLTALAKAAEGLPVYLEVMAPMVADRLDAKAFADACREAGLQAKFGAMVEIPSAALRARSILQEVEFLSLGTNDLAQYTFAADRQVGAVSRLQDPWQPALLDLVAVSAEAAKAEGKSCGVCGEAASDPLLACVLTGLGVTSLSMGAASLPYVRSTLSKHTLAQCERAAAAARAADTAEDARAAAQAVLSGE, encoded by the coding sequence ATGGAGACAACGCTGCGAGGCGTCGGCGTCAGCCATGGTGTGGCGATCGGCGAGGTGCGGCACATGGGCACGGCGGTCCTCGAGCCGCCGGCCAAGCAGATTCCGGCGGACGAGGCGGAGCGCGAACAGGGGCGTGCCCGGCAGGCCGTGGAAGCTGTTGCCGCTGACCTGATAGCTCGGGGGAATCTGGCGGGCGGCGAGGCCCAGGCCGTGCTGGAGGCCCAGGCCCTGATGGCTCAGGACCCCGAGCTGATTGCTGATGTCGAGCGGCGGATCGCCGTCGGCTCCACCGCCGAGCGCGGTGTGTACGACGCGTTCGCCGCCTACCGGGCGCTGCTCGCCGGTGCCGGTGAGTACCTCGCGGGCCGGGTCGCCGACCTCGATGATGTGCGCAACCGGATCGTCGCCCGGCTGCTGGGTGTGCCGATGCCGGGTGTGCCGGACAGCGACGAGCCGTATGTGCTGATCGCGCGCGATCTGGCGCCGGCCGACACTGCGCTGCTCGACCCGACGCTGGTGCTCGGGTTCGTGACCGAGGAGGGCGGGCCGACCAGTCACAGCGCGATTCTCGCGCGGGCGCTGGGTGTGCCGGCCATCGTCGCGCTGCCCGGTGCGGGTGAACTCGTCGAGGGCACGGTCATCGCGGTCGACGGCAGCACCGGTGAGGTGTTCGTGGAGCCGAGCGCCGAGAAGCGTGCGGTGCTGGAGCAGGCCGCGGCGGAGCGGAAGGCCGCGCTGGCGGCGTCGTCCGGTCCCGGTGCCACGTCCGACGGGCACAAGGTGCCGCTGCTGGCGAATGTCGGTGGGCCCGGTGATGTGGCCGCGGCGGTTGAGGCCGGGGCCGAGGGTGTCGGTCTCTTCCGTACTGAGTTCCTGTTCCTGGACGACAGCAAGAACGCGCCGTCCGAGGAGAAGCAGGTCGAGGCGTACCGGAAGGTGCTGGAGGCGTTTCCGGAGGGCCGCGTGGTCGTGCGCGTGCTGGACGCCGGTGCCGATAAGCCGCTGGACTTCCTGACGCCGGCCGACGAGCCGAACCCCGCGCTGGGTGTGCGGGGGCTGCGGACGCTGCTCGACCACCCGGATGTGCTGCGTACGCAGCTGACGGCGCTGGCGAAGGCGGCCGAGGGGCTGCCGGTCTACCTCGAGGTCATGGCGCCGATGGTGGCGGACCGGCTCGACGCGAAGGCGTTCGCGGATGCCTGCCGGGAGGCCGGGCTCCAGGCGAAGTTCGGCGCGATGGTGGAGATCCCGTCGGCTGCTCTTCGGGCGCGGTCGATTCTTCAGGAGGTCGAGTTCCTTTCGCTGGGGACCAATGACCTGGCGCAGTACACCTTCGCCGCCGACCGTCAGGTGGGGGCCGTCTCGCGGCTCCAGGACCCCTGGCAGCCGGCGCTGCTGGATCTTGTGGCGGTTTCGGCCGAGGCGGCCAAGGCCGAGGGCAAGAGCTGTGGTGTCTGTGGTGAGGCGGCCTCCGATCCGCTGTTGGCGTGTGTGCTGACGGGGCTCGGTGTCACCAGCCTTTCGATGGGTGCGGCGTCGCTTCCGTACGTACGGTCGACGCTGTCCAAGCACACGCTGGCGCAGTGCGAGCGGGCGGCGGCCGCGGCGCGTGCCGCGGACACCGCCGAGGACGCGCGGGCTGCCGCGCAGGCGGTGCTCTCCGGGGAGTGA
- a CDS encoding PTS sugar transporter subunit IIA: protein MTTVTSPLAGRAIGLAAVPDPVFSGAMVGPGTAIDPVREPSTAVSPVDGVLVSLHPHAFVVVDSEGHGVLTHLGIDTVQLNGEGFELLVNKGDTVARGQEIVRWNPAAVEEAGKSPVCPVVALEATADSLGEVREDGDVKAGDQLFSWQ, encoded by the coding sequence ATGACCACCGTGACGTCCCCTCTTGCCGGACGCGCCATCGGACTCGCGGCTGTGCCCGACCCGGTGTTCTCCGGAGCGATGGTGGGTCCCGGTACCGCCATCGATCCGGTGCGTGAGCCGTCTACTGCTGTTTCGCCCGTGGACGGTGTTCTCGTATCGCTGCACCCGCACGCGTTTGTCGTCGTCGACTCCGAGGGGCACGGCGTGCTCACCCACCTTGGTATCGACACCGTTCAGCTCAATGGCGAGGGCTTCGAGCTGCTCGTGAACAAGGGTGACACCGTTGCCCGCGGCCAGGAGATCGTGCGCTGGAACCCGGCGGCGGTCGAGGAGGCCGGTAAGTCGCCGGTGTGCCCGGTCGTCGCGCTGGAGGCCACTGCGGACTCGCTCGGCGAGGTGCGCGAGGACGGCGACGTCAAGGCGGGCGACCAGCTCTTCTCCTGGCAGTAG